The following are from one region of the Platichthys flesus chromosome 2, fPlaFle2.1, whole genome shotgun sequence genome:
- the stat2 gene encoding signal transducer and activator of transcription 2, translated as MAQWDRLTQLPAALQQQLLELYDKEALPMDVRHYLAAWIENQEWQRAATDYNLAVVLLQVLLDNLDIQHSRFVQEESFLLQHNIRRYKQNFQKYLKDPCDLASTILWFLQKEKEILQSADLIKQVQLLQVEPEIMEISSQQDLERKMAGLRNELQCMEHTIVCLEEQQDEFDFKYQTHKMEAVANEAVKNAQIKNLQSLVNKLDECRKSTLSDLNKILDRAEDLIDILVKKELVEWQRRQQKACIGAPDDVCLDQLEKWFTCVAVCLFQVREFLSKLEELVGKVSYENDPVKAQKPALQLRADTLLNNLLKSSFVVETQPSMPQGKGPLVLRTNVQFSAKTRLLVKFPELNHSMKVNVSKERESPQIKGYRRFNVLGTKTKALNMIESQSGGMVADFRHLTLKEQKSGGSGKGVSDIPLSVTEELHVIYFDTVFELKGLSVPLQASSLPVVIISNSSQQQSAWASVLWFNMLSQDPKDIKFFANCPAATWPQFGEMLSWQFLSATKLGLNDTQLEMIAYKIFGKQLNYDNCKVGWSKFSKENAPDTFWIWYDGILVMVKTFLEDLWRDGLIMGFVSKGKENSLLKKKQRGTFLLRFSDSVIGGITFSWVEITGTGEPYVKTVQPFTKDDLKQIPFQEIIRNFQILEADNIPENPLLYLYPNIPKEKAFGKYYSEKSGDNSPYIKYIKTKLMFVSKENTLETRPPMSSDMAQGEGLEAMNGMSGEAAEQDVNLHPLDSTMETQQSDPMMSDLVPQEDLLQYLNNPNLFPESSIFEYEPGMPDFTLQELNCLSP; from the exons ATGGCTCAGTGGGACAGACTGACGCAGCTGCCTGCTGCTCTCCAACAGCAGCTACTGGAGCTCTATGACAAGGAGGCCTTACCTATGGATGTCCGGCACTACCTGGCTGCTTGGATAGAGAATCAGGAGTG GCAGCGAGCCGCGACGGACTACAACTTGGCGGTGGTGCTGTTACAGGTTCTGCTGGATAATCTGGATATCCAACACAGCCGCTTTGTCCAGGAGGAGTCATTCTTACTGCAGCACAACATCAGACGCTACAAACAGAACTTTCAG AAGTATCTCAAAGACCCGTGTGACTTGGCGAGCACCATCCTGTGGTTTTTgcaaaaagagaaggaaatcCTGCAGAGTGCTGATCTGATCAAACAG GTCCAGCTTTTGCAAGTGGAGCCAGAAATCATGGAGATTAGCAGCCAACAGGACCTTGAACGTAAAATGGCAGGCCTAAGGAATGAACTGCAG TGCATGGAACATACAATAGTAtgtctggaggagcagcaggatgagtttgattttaaatatcaaaCCCACAAAATGGAAG CTGTCGCAAATGAAGCCGTGAAGAATGCTCAAATCAAAAATCTTCAGTCGCTTGTCAATAAACTAGACGAGTGTAGAAAG AGCACACTGTCCGACCTAAATAAGATCCTGGACAGAGCTGAAGACCTGATCGACATACTGGTGAAAAAGGAGCTGGTGGAGtggcagaggaggcagcagaaagCCTGCATTGGTGCACCAGACGATGTTTGCCTGGATCAGCTGGAGAAGTG GTTCACCTGTGTGGCAGTGTGTTTGTTCCAGGTGCGGGAGTTTCTTAGTAAGCTGGAGGAGCTCGTGGGCAAAGTGTCCTACGAAAATGACCCTGTGAAGGCCCAGAAACCTGCACTGCAGTTGAGAGCAGATACTCTCCTAAACAACTTACTCAAAAG TTCCTTTGTGGTTGAGACGCAGCCATCCATGCCTCAGGGTAAAGGACCTCTGGTTCTTCGCACAAATGTCCAGTTCTCTGCCAAGACCAG ACTTCTGGTTAAGTTTCCCGAGCTGAACCACTCCATGAAAGTAAATGTTTCCAAGGAGAG GGAATCTCCCCAAATCAAAGG ATACCGTCGTTTCAATGTCCTGGGGACCAAAACCAAGGCGTTGAACATGATAGAGAGCCAGAGTGGAGGCATGGTGGCTGACTTCAGACATCTG ACTTTGAAGGAGCAGAAGTCTGGGGGCAGCGGCAAAGGAGTCAGTGAT attcctctctctgtcacagaAGAGCTGCACGTCATCTACTTTGACACTGTCTTCGAGCTGAAAGGCTTGTCAGTTCCGTTGCAG GCCTCCTCCCTCCCGGTTGTCATCATCTCCAACTCCAGCCAGCAGCAGAGTGCCTGGGCTTCTGTCCTCTGGTTCAACATGCTCAGTCAGGACCCCAAG GACATCAAGTTCTTTGCCAACTGTCCTGCAGCCACATGGCCACAGTTTGGAGAGATGCTGAGCTGGCAGTTTCTCTCTGCTACTAAACTTGGTCTGAATGATACTCAGCTGGAAATGATTGCTTACAAAATCTTTG GAAAGCAGCTGAATTATGACAACTGCAAAGTTGGTTGGTCAAAATTCAGCAAG GAGAATGCTCCAGACACTTTCTGGATATGGTATGATGGCATCTTGGTGATGGTGAAAACATTCCTCGAGGACCTGTGGAGGGATGG ACTCATCATGGGTTTTGTGAGCAAGGGCAAAGAGAATTCGCTcctgaagaaaaaacagagaggcACGTTCTTGTTGCGCTTTAGTGACAGTGTCATTGGAGGAATCACTTTCTCCTGGGTGGAAATCACTGGAACTG GTGAGCCTTACGTGAAGACAGTCCAACCCTTCACCAAAGATGACCTCAAACAGATCCCCTTCCAAGAGATCATCAGGAATTTTCAGATCTTAGAGGCTGATAACATCCCAGAAAATCCTCTTCTCTATCTGTATCCAAACATCCCTAAAGAAAAGGCCTTTGGAAAATACTACTCTGAGAAGAGTGGAG ATAATAGTCCTTACATCAAGTACATCAAAACCAAGCTGATGTTTGTGTCAAAGGA GAACACACTGGAGACTAGGCCACCCATGTCCTCTGACATGGCACAGGGTGAAGGCTTGGAGGCAATGAATGGCATGTCTGGAGAGGCAGCTG aACAAGACGTGAATCTTCATCCTCTTGATTCGACCATGGAAACCCAACAGTCTGATCCCATGATGTCTGACTTGGTCCCGCAGGAGGATTTGCTGCAGTATCTCAACAACCCCAACCTCTTCCCTGAATCAAGCATCTTTGAATACGAGCCGGGGATGCCAGATTTCACACTTCAAGAATTGAATTGCCTGTCCCCATAA